Below is a genomic region from Lineus longissimus chromosome 4, tnLinLong1.2, whole genome shotgun sequence.
TGGTTATTGTTCATATTTGCAGGCTGAACCACCAGATCCATCAAAGATTCCATTGGAAGATGCTGTTGGTGTAACAGTTGTTTTGTTGACATGTTCATTTAGAGGAAAAGAGTTCATACGGGTTGGTTATTATGTCAATAATGAATACGCTGATCCTGAACTGAAAGAAACTCCACCATCTTCTCCGGACTTTGAAAAGGTAATATTTGTGGACATACCTTTGACCGAGATGTTTTCTCCTCCTGTTGTGATTTTGCATCAAAGTAGAGAGTGAAATActtcttttttgtcaacatatGTACTATAATTTTCAAACTAGCCAATATGCAAGTCTAGACCTGTTTTAATGTATATTTCTCTCTTCAGCTACAACGGAATATCCTTGCGACATGCCCAAGAGTTAcaaggtttaaaattgactgGGACGACAATAACCCAAATGGGGAAAACATACCACCTTCTACAATGAATACGGATTCTAACCAGCTCTTCGGCCAGTATTCTGATAAGGATGCCATGCATATGTGCTCAATACAAAAAAATAATGTTGACATTATGGCGGCTGCCATGGACACAAATAGTGTAAGCATGGAAGTAGATGTGCGTTGAACACTTGGATAGCTGACTTCTGAACTTTACCTGTTACTTGTTTCACAACCATCACTTTAGGGAGTGCCTGACACCCTTATTTTCAAGTATGTACAAAAGTTGTAAGATGTGTTTGGGAAGTAAATATTGTCATTGTAAGCCAAACCAATGAAGTCTCACATGTCAATTTAGATCATGGCTTGGTAAACTACTGAGACttttgtatatgtacatgttgtatCTTATTGTATGTTTCTTTCGGTCTGATAAGAGTTTTGTGTAAAATTAGTTGGGACTTTTGTCAAAGCTCCATGAATTTTACAATAAATATATGTTAATTCAGTGTACACTACCTGTCGTGAACGCATTGTATACAGAGATAAGAGCAGCAAATACTCCTACTGGTTTTTGCCGGTGGGGAATTGGGCACACATACCCCTCTTGCATGCTTGGTTGGAAGGAGAGGGTATATTCCCCCTCTGTT
It encodes:
- the LOC135487220 gene encoding histone chaperone ASF1-like; translated protein: MAGKVNITNVVVLDNPSPFKNPFQFEITFECSEDLPEDLEWKIVYVGSAESEDFDQVLDSVLVGPVPGGKHMFVFQAEPPDPSKIPLEDAVGVTVVLLTCSFRGKEFIRVGYYVNNEYADPELKETPPSSPDFEKLQRNILATCPRVTRFKIDWDDNNPNGENIPPSTMNTDSNQLFGQYSDKDAMHMCSIQKNNVDIMAAAMDTNSVSMEVDVR